In a single window of the Candidatus Rokuibacteriota bacterium genome:
- a CDS encoding SUMF1/EgtB/PvdO family nonheme iron enzyme, whose amino-acid sequence MERHIGDIIILGGVELVEIPAGWFWMGREDGHPGERPRHRVWVDGFAIGRFPITNIEYARFLDATDAPPPPWWTDPRFSGRDQPVVGVSWFDAEAFGQWLSRESGEAHRLPSEAEWEKAARGGLDDARYPWGDERPTGAPFDRPPAVATTPANPLGIHALSGVCHEWCLDWDSEAYYRESPEINPRGPDTGTRRASRGGAWRHQDPWSPVAHRSSLPPHLRYSDYGLRVVRAPG is encoded by the coding sequence TTGGAAAGACACATCGGCGACATCATTATACTCGGAGGTGTGGAGCTGGTGGAGATCCCCGCGGGCTGGTTCTGGATGGGCCGGGAGGATGGCCACCCCGGAGAGCGGCCGCGTCACCGTGTCTGGGTCGACGGCTTCGCCATCGGCCGCTTCCCCATCACCAATATCGAGTACGCGCGGTTCCTCGACGCCACGGACGCTCCCCCGCCCCCGTGGTGGACCGATCCGCGCTTCTCGGGCAGAGACCAGCCGGTGGTCGGCGTGAGCTGGTTCGACGCCGAGGCCTTCGGCCAGTGGCTCTCCCGGGAGAGCGGCGAGGCGCACAGGCTGCCCTCGGAGGCGGAGTGGGAGAAGGCCGCGCGGGGCGGACTCGACGATGCCCGCTACCCGTGGGGTGACGAGCGGCCCACCGGCGCGCCGTTCGATCGACCTCCGGCCGTGGCCACCACCCCGGCCAACCCGCTGGGCATCCACGCGCTCTCCGGCGTCTGTCACGAGTGGTGCCTGGACTGGGACAGCGAGGCTTACTACCGGGAGTCGCCCGAGATCAACCCGCGTGGGCCGGACACCGGGACACGCCGCGCCTCGCGAGGCGGCGCCTGGCGGCATCAGGACCCGTGGAGCCCGGTCGCCCACCGCTCGTCACTGCCGCCCCACCTGCGGTACTCCGACTACGGCCTCCGCGTGGTGCGCGCTCCGGGCTGA
- a CDS encoding aminotransferase class V-fold PLP-dependent enzyme — protein MARLLGVPPSRVALLAHASEGLNQAVRSVAWRPGDNAVFADLEYPSLIYPVAALRDCGVEPRIVRTAGHYLSMDALAAAVDSRTRLLLVSHVSFLTGQRLDLARCAELARSRGAWLAVDATHALGVAPVPGDCCDFVVSSCYKWLLATHGVGIFASSAERVGDLAPATVGWHSVASRPGPADPLAMTLREDAARLEAGNPSLLGCFVLDNALGAREGLEPEAILEHALDLGGELIAGLQARGRRVITPEAPAERAGNVCFLADDAEALTRRLAGRRVLVWAGDGRVRVSAHLHNDAADVRAFFAALDA, from the coding sequence GCCTGGCGCCCCGGGGACAATGCCGTCTTCGCTGACCTCGAGTACCCGTCGCTGATCTATCCGGTCGCGGCGCTGCGCGATTGCGGCGTCGAGCCCCGCATCGTCAGGACCGCGGGCCACTACCTGTCGATGGACGCGCTGGCGGCGGCCGTGGACTCGCGCACGCGGCTGCTCCTCGTGAGTCACGTGAGCTTTCTCACGGGCCAGCGGCTCGATCTCGCGCGCTGCGCCGAGCTGGCGCGCTCGCGCGGCGCCTGGCTGGCCGTGGACGCCACCCATGCGCTCGGCGTGGCACCCGTGCCCGGCGACTGCTGCGACTTCGTGGTGTCCTCCTGCTACAAGTGGCTGCTGGCGACCCACGGGGTCGGCATCTTCGCCTCCAGCGCCGAACGCGTCGGCGATCTCGCTCCGGCGACGGTCGGCTGGCACAGCGTGGCCTCTCGCCCCGGGCCCGCCGATCCACTGGCGATGACCCTCCGGGAGGACGCCGCCCGGCTCGAGGCGGGGAACCCGAGCCTGCTGGGGTGCTTCGTGCTGGACAATGCGCTCGGCGCGCGCGAGGGGCTCGAGCCCGAGGCGATCCTGGAGCACGCCCTCGACCTCGGCGGCGAGCTCATCGCCGGGCTCCAGGCGCGCGGCCGCCGGGTCATCACCCCCGAGGCGCCGGCGGAGCGCGCCGGCAACGTCTGCTTCCTCGCCGATGACGCGGAGGCGCTCACGCGGCGGCTGGCTGGGCGCCGGGTGCTGGTCTGGGCCGGCGATGGCCGCGTGCGCGTCTCGGCGCACCTCCACAACGACGCCGCCGACGTCCGGGCCTTCTTCGCCGCTCTCGACGCGTAG